A window of the Linepithema humile isolate Giens D197 chromosome 4, Lhum_UNIL_v1.0, whole genome shotgun sequence genome harbors these coding sequences:
- the 5PtaseI gene encoding inositol polyphosphate-5-phosphatase A isoform X3: MAGNGVPVLLITANVGSIFEEPSVMLKIWTEEFLSTISRLDPKFIALHCQEVGGKNYEQSMRHVEDFVRLLMSSEELRLFDKIRVFLDEDYSSAEHFTALGNFYFVHESLSDVLLWDFNGTLHVIFNWLSTSKNNLFFPNYLYIILECTFVPVSGKEVHSGNIEAVTTKEKAKFPQEFFPECKWSRKGFLRTRWSISGTIFDLINIHLFHDASNFIAMETFPSVYSKTRRRALEHTLDRFHNDKYPNVPYFLFGDFNFRTDTASVIKKLTEDTREKKLSNKGNISKLQFHNRDDDLVLTLGKKEFSHHEHQNVFMKNGSEWLREYDKELGDFDGRLFEFPINFVPSYPFQEDVNEPVNYMQTRVPAWCDRVLLSPSAKALVQDIDDSEAMEYSIIGQTTCMGDHKPVYLKADLISDAETARETQAEAKTGLKSGEVFNGINNNNNAVRTITRYVHTKRADSSVKIFRETMV, encoded by the exons ATGGCAGGCAACGGCGTCCCGGTCCTCCTGATCACCGCCAACGTCGGCAGCATCTTCGAAGAG CCTAGTGTCATGCTAAAGATATGGACGGAAGAATTTTTATCC ACCATATCGAGGCTGGATCCGAAATTTATAGCATTGCACTGCCAAGAAGTAGGTGGAAAAAATTACGAGCAGAGTATGAGGCACGTGGAAGACTTCGTTAG ATTACTTATGTCGTCGGAAGAACTGAGATTGTTTGACAAAATCAGGGTATTCCTTGATGAGGATTATTCATCCGCTGAACATTTTACA gCTTTAGGAAATTTCTACTTTGTTCATGAGTCCTTAAGCGATGTTTTATTATGGGATTTTAATGGTACGTTACATGTGATTTTTAATTGGCTGTcaacaagtaaaaataatctattttttcctAATTATCTGTATATCATTTTAGAGTGTACTTTTGTACCCGTAAGTGGAAAAGAAGTACATTCGGGCAACATAGAAGCAGTCACAACCAAAGAAAAAGCTAAGTTCCCTCAAGAATTTTTCCCAGAATGCAAATGGTCCAGAAAGGGTTTCCTGCGAACGCGATGGAGTATTAGTGGAACCATTTTTGATCTCATAAACATACACTTATTTCATGACGCGAGCAATTTTATTGCTATGGAGACG tttccATCGGTGTACAGTAAAACGCGCAGAAGAGCGCTCGAGCACACGTTAGATAGATTTCATAACGACAAATATCCAAATGTgccgtattttttatttggtgACTTTAATTTTAGGACGGACACAGCAAGTGTGATAAAG aAACTGACAGAAGATACtcgagaaaaaaagttatcgaATAAGGGAAATATTTCGAaactacaatttcacaatagaGATGACGATCTCGTATTAACACTAGGGAAAAAGGAATTTTCGCATCACGAGCATCAGAATGTTTTCATGAAGAACGGCAGTGAATGG TTACGCGAGTATGACAAAGAACTGGGGGACTTCGATGGCAGATTGTTCGAATTTCCAATCAACTTTGTACCCAGTTATCCGTTTCAAGAAGATGTTAACGAGCCCGTAAATTACATGCAAACGAGAGTGCCAGCTTGGTGCGACCGGGTTTTATTGAGCCCCAGTGCGAAAGCGCTAGTCCAAGAT ATAGATGATTCCGAGGCGATGGAGTACAGCATAATCGGCCAAACTACATGCATGGGTGATCATAAG CCAGTCTACTTGAAGGCTGATCTCATCTCGGACGCAG AGACGGCGAGGGAAACGCAGGCAGAGGCGAAAACCGGGTTGAAGAGCGGCGAGGTATTCAACGGTATTAACAACAATAACAACGCCGTGAGGACGATAACGAGATACGTACACACTAAACGTGCGGACTCGTCAGTGAAGATCTTTCGCGAGACGATGGTTTGA
- the 5PtaseI gene encoding uncharacterized protein 5PtaseI isoform X1, which produces MAGNGVPVLLITANVGSIFEEPSVMLKIWTEEFLSTISRLDPKFIALHCQEVGGKNYEQSMRHVEDFVRLLMSSEELRLFDKIRVFLDEDYSSAEHFTALGNFYFVHESLSDVLLWDFNGTLHVIFNWLSTSKNNLFFPNYLYIILECTFVPVSGKEVHSGNIEAVTTKEKAKFPQEFFPECKWSRKGFLRTRWSISGTIFDLINIHLFHDASNFIAMETFPSVYSKTRRRALEHTLDRFHNDKYPNVPYFLFGDFNFRTDTASVIKKLTEDTREKKLSNKGNISKLQFHNRDDDLVLTLGKKEFSHHEHQNVFMKNGSEWLREYDKELGDFDGRLFEFPINFVPSYPFQEDVNEPVNYMQTRVPAWCDRVLLSPSAKALVQDIDDSEAMEYSIIGQTTCMGDHKPVYLKADLISDAGMIDCCNLPIAPEFCFRVPNNYPELLSMLPDCNSYANARADFVDSSNLLHAIPVKHDPYTPDSMDSPSPNAVMASGEVPDLDADHIGGENALSAPRSTHTSNVSKRHIDRAVSPALLKSRLELIVQNKKHEDTELDTSDIKRSPSECHLRTWPDAEDRQWCVRKNRCNSDVSWQRSHVLTEAWIQGRGQQGYHSFSNFANRSSSNSSPPDIVDGVPPDLIIPRIAIINPSNFESNESSVYFHDDRLSNYSENKLSAYSDGRTKTLSGEAVSSEKSDEIGDKTDEEVSNILSPAERIVEITEKTIYSKGHNESVSNRELYFGKDGREFVEECDMCKETKCQIIEAQAVVRSAPYAKNEALSDRTSDKLTMERHVPDESSLKQNNSRYTEILLENQPTSRAFRMLNLYKASTDPARTNAKISGAPYNSSGAETELLRNQDRDVIKICSDIHADHAVSHDAEIISCESKQKVCTSKDITRSNSAHSQDINDHAGSIRLKLKAYKVTERYKSNIIGRRTRCRKCCCVVS; this is translated from the exons ATGGCAGGCAACGGCGTCCCGGTCCTCCTGATCACCGCCAACGTCGGCAGCATCTTCGAAGAG CCTAGTGTCATGCTAAAGATATGGACGGAAGAATTTTTATCC ACCATATCGAGGCTGGATCCGAAATTTATAGCATTGCACTGCCAAGAAGTAGGTGGAAAAAATTACGAGCAGAGTATGAGGCACGTGGAAGACTTCGTTAG ATTACTTATGTCGTCGGAAGAACTGAGATTGTTTGACAAAATCAGGGTATTCCTTGATGAGGATTATTCATCCGCTGAACATTTTACA gCTTTAGGAAATTTCTACTTTGTTCATGAGTCCTTAAGCGATGTTTTATTATGGGATTTTAATGGTACGTTACATGTGATTTTTAATTGGCTGTcaacaagtaaaaataatctattttttcctAATTATCTGTATATCATTTTAGAGTGTACTTTTGTACCCGTAAGTGGAAAAGAAGTACATTCGGGCAACATAGAAGCAGTCACAACCAAAGAAAAAGCTAAGTTCCCTCAAGAATTTTTCCCAGAATGCAAATGGTCCAGAAAGGGTTTCCTGCGAACGCGATGGAGTATTAGTGGAACCATTTTTGATCTCATAAACATACACTTATTTCATGACGCGAGCAATTTTATTGCTATGGAGACG tttccATCGGTGTACAGTAAAACGCGCAGAAGAGCGCTCGAGCACACGTTAGATAGATTTCATAACGACAAATATCCAAATGTgccgtattttttatttggtgACTTTAATTTTAGGACGGACACAGCAAGTGTGATAAAG aAACTGACAGAAGATACtcgagaaaaaaagttatcgaATAAGGGAAATATTTCGAaactacaatttcacaatagaGATGACGATCTCGTATTAACACTAGGGAAAAAGGAATTTTCGCATCACGAGCATCAGAATGTTTTCATGAAGAACGGCAGTGAATGG TTACGCGAGTATGACAAAGAACTGGGGGACTTCGATGGCAGATTGTTCGAATTTCCAATCAACTTTGTACCCAGTTATCCGTTTCAAGAAGATGTTAACGAGCCCGTAAATTACATGCAAACGAGAGTGCCAGCTTGGTGCGACCGGGTTTTATTGAGCCCCAGTGCGAAAGCGCTAGTCCAAGAT ATAGATGATTCCGAGGCGATGGAGTACAGCATAATCGGCCAAACTACATGCATGGGTGATCATAAG CCAGTCTACTTGAAGGCTGATCTCATCTCGGACGCAGGTATGATAGACTGCTGCAACTTGCCAATTGCACCCGAGTTTTGCTTCCGAGTGCCCAACAATTATCCAGAGTTGTTGTCCATGTTGCCTGATTGCAATAGTTATGCTAACGCGCGTGCGGATTTTGTTGATTCGTCTAATCTGTTGCACGCAATACCCGTTAAGCATGATCCCTACACACCAGATAGTATGGATAGTCCGAGTCCGAACGCGGTGATGGCCTCCGGGGAGGTGCCCGATCTCGACGCGGATCACATCGGCGGCGAGAACGCGTTGTCCGCGCCGCGATCGACTCACACGTCGAACGTGTCGAAGCGGCACATCGATCGCGCCGTATCGCCGGCGTTACTCAAGTCCAGACTGGAGCTGATCGTGCAAAATAAGAAGCACGAGGACACGGAGCTGGACACTTCGGACATCAAGAGGAGCCCGAGCGAGTGCCATCTGCGCACTTGGCCCGATGCCGAAGATCGGCAATGGTGTGTGAGGAAAAACAGATGCAACAGCGACGTGTCGTGGCAACGGTCCCACGTTCTAACCGAGGCGTGGATTCAAGGCAGAGGTCAGCAGGGCTATCACTCCTTCAGCAATTTCGCCAATCGGTCGTCCTCGAACTCGAGTCCGCCGGACATCGTCGACGGCGTACCGCCCGATCTGATCATACCGCGAATAGCCATAATAAACCCGAGCAATTTCGAGTCGAACGAGAGCTCCGTGTACTTCCACGACGACAGATTGAGCAATTATTCGGAGAACAAGCTGAGCGCTTATTCGGACGGCCGCACGAAAACGCTGAGCGGCGAGGCCGTGAGCTCGGAGAAATCGGACGAGATCGGTGACAAGACGGACGAGGAGGTGAGCAACATACTGAGCCCGGCGGAAAGAATAGTGGAGATTACGGAAAAGACCATCTATTCGAAAGGCCACAACGAATCGGTGTCGAATAGAGAATTGTACTTCGGCAAGGACGGCAGAGAATTCGTGGAGGAATGCGACATGTGCAAAGAGACGAAGTGTCAAATAATAGAAGCGCAGGCTGTCGTGAGAAGTGCACCTTACGCGAAAAACGAAGCTCTTTCCGATAGGACGAGTGACAAACTGACCATGGAACGCCACGTTCCGGACGAATCctctttaaaacaaaataactcGCGGTACACCGAAATCCTGTTAGAGAATCAACCGACTTCTCGAGCGTTCCGCATGTTAAACCTCTATAAAGCCAGCACGGATCCGGCTAGGACAAACGCGAAAATCAGCGGCGCGCCGTACAACAGTTCCGGCGCGGAAACGGAGCTTCTCAGAAATCAAGATCGCGATGTGATAAAGATATGCTCGGATATACACGCAGATCATGCGGTAAGTCACGACGCGGAGATTATCAGCTGCGAGAGCAAGCAAAAAGTGTGCACCTCGAAAGACATTACGAGAAGCAACTCGGCGCACAGTCAGGATATCAATGATCACGCAGGAAGTATCAGATTGAAGTTGAAAGCTTACAAAGTCACTGAACGATACAAAAGCAACATTATCGGCAGGCGGACTAGATGTAGAAAGTGTTGTTGTGTAGTATCGTGA
- the 5PtaseI gene encoding uncharacterized protein 5PtaseI isoform X2: protein MAGNGVPVLLITANVGSIFEEPSVMLKIWTEEFLSTISRLDPKFIALHCQEVGGKNYEQSMRHVEDFVRLLMSSEELRLFDKIRVFLDEDYSSAEHFTALGNFYFVHESLSDVLLWDFNECTFVPVSGKEVHSGNIEAVTTKEKAKFPQEFFPECKWSRKGFLRTRWSISGTIFDLINIHLFHDASNFIAMETFPSVYSKTRRRALEHTLDRFHNDKYPNVPYFLFGDFNFRTDTASVIKKLTEDTREKKLSNKGNISKLQFHNRDDDLVLTLGKKEFSHHEHQNVFMKNGSEWLREYDKELGDFDGRLFEFPINFVPSYPFQEDVNEPVNYMQTRVPAWCDRVLLSPSAKALVQDIDDSEAMEYSIIGQTTCMGDHKPVYLKADLISDAGMIDCCNLPIAPEFCFRVPNNYPELLSMLPDCNSYANARADFVDSSNLLHAIPVKHDPYTPDSMDSPSPNAVMASGEVPDLDADHIGGENALSAPRSTHTSNVSKRHIDRAVSPALLKSRLELIVQNKKHEDTELDTSDIKRSPSECHLRTWPDAEDRQWCVRKNRCNSDVSWQRSHVLTEAWIQGRGQQGYHSFSNFANRSSSNSSPPDIVDGVPPDLIIPRIAIINPSNFESNESSVYFHDDRLSNYSENKLSAYSDGRTKTLSGEAVSSEKSDEIGDKTDEEVSNILSPAERIVEITEKTIYSKGHNESVSNRELYFGKDGREFVEECDMCKETKCQIIEAQAVVRSAPYAKNEALSDRTSDKLTMERHVPDESSLKQNNSRYTEILLENQPTSRAFRMLNLYKASTDPARTNAKISGAPYNSSGAETELLRNQDRDVIKICSDIHADHAVSHDAEIISCESKQKVCTSKDITRSNSAHSQDINDHAGSIRLKLKAYKVTERYKSNIIGRRTRCRKCCCVVS, encoded by the exons ATGGCAGGCAACGGCGTCCCGGTCCTCCTGATCACCGCCAACGTCGGCAGCATCTTCGAAGAG CCTAGTGTCATGCTAAAGATATGGACGGAAGAATTTTTATCC ACCATATCGAGGCTGGATCCGAAATTTATAGCATTGCACTGCCAAGAAGTAGGTGGAAAAAATTACGAGCAGAGTATGAGGCACGTGGAAGACTTCGTTAG ATTACTTATGTCGTCGGAAGAACTGAGATTGTTTGACAAAATCAGGGTATTCCTTGATGAGGATTATTCATCCGCTGAACATTTTACA gCTTTAGGAAATTTCTACTTTGTTCATGAGTCCTTAAGCGATGTTTTATTATGGGATTTTAATG AGTGTACTTTTGTACCCGTAAGTGGAAAAGAAGTACATTCGGGCAACATAGAAGCAGTCACAACCAAAGAAAAAGCTAAGTTCCCTCAAGAATTTTTCCCAGAATGCAAATGGTCCAGAAAGGGTTTCCTGCGAACGCGATGGAGTATTAGTGGAACCATTTTTGATCTCATAAACATACACTTATTTCATGACGCGAGCAATTTTATTGCTATGGAGACG tttccATCGGTGTACAGTAAAACGCGCAGAAGAGCGCTCGAGCACACGTTAGATAGATTTCATAACGACAAATATCCAAATGTgccgtattttttatttggtgACTTTAATTTTAGGACGGACACAGCAAGTGTGATAAAG aAACTGACAGAAGATACtcgagaaaaaaagttatcgaATAAGGGAAATATTTCGAaactacaatttcacaatagaGATGACGATCTCGTATTAACACTAGGGAAAAAGGAATTTTCGCATCACGAGCATCAGAATGTTTTCATGAAGAACGGCAGTGAATGG TTACGCGAGTATGACAAAGAACTGGGGGACTTCGATGGCAGATTGTTCGAATTTCCAATCAACTTTGTACCCAGTTATCCGTTTCAAGAAGATGTTAACGAGCCCGTAAATTACATGCAAACGAGAGTGCCAGCTTGGTGCGACCGGGTTTTATTGAGCCCCAGTGCGAAAGCGCTAGTCCAAGAT ATAGATGATTCCGAGGCGATGGAGTACAGCATAATCGGCCAAACTACATGCATGGGTGATCATAAG CCAGTCTACTTGAAGGCTGATCTCATCTCGGACGCAGGTATGATAGACTGCTGCAACTTGCCAATTGCACCCGAGTTTTGCTTCCGAGTGCCCAACAATTATCCAGAGTTGTTGTCCATGTTGCCTGATTGCAATAGTTATGCTAACGCGCGTGCGGATTTTGTTGATTCGTCTAATCTGTTGCACGCAATACCCGTTAAGCATGATCCCTACACACCAGATAGTATGGATAGTCCGAGTCCGAACGCGGTGATGGCCTCCGGGGAGGTGCCCGATCTCGACGCGGATCACATCGGCGGCGAGAACGCGTTGTCCGCGCCGCGATCGACTCACACGTCGAACGTGTCGAAGCGGCACATCGATCGCGCCGTATCGCCGGCGTTACTCAAGTCCAGACTGGAGCTGATCGTGCAAAATAAGAAGCACGAGGACACGGAGCTGGACACTTCGGACATCAAGAGGAGCCCGAGCGAGTGCCATCTGCGCACTTGGCCCGATGCCGAAGATCGGCAATGGTGTGTGAGGAAAAACAGATGCAACAGCGACGTGTCGTGGCAACGGTCCCACGTTCTAACCGAGGCGTGGATTCAAGGCAGAGGTCAGCAGGGCTATCACTCCTTCAGCAATTTCGCCAATCGGTCGTCCTCGAACTCGAGTCCGCCGGACATCGTCGACGGCGTACCGCCCGATCTGATCATACCGCGAATAGCCATAATAAACCCGAGCAATTTCGAGTCGAACGAGAGCTCCGTGTACTTCCACGACGACAGATTGAGCAATTATTCGGAGAACAAGCTGAGCGCTTATTCGGACGGCCGCACGAAAACGCTGAGCGGCGAGGCCGTGAGCTCGGAGAAATCGGACGAGATCGGTGACAAGACGGACGAGGAGGTGAGCAACATACTGAGCCCGGCGGAAAGAATAGTGGAGATTACGGAAAAGACCATCTATTCGAAAGGCCACAACGAATCGGTGTCGAATAGAGAATTGTACTTCGGCAAGGACGGCAGAGAATTCGTGGAGGAATGCGACATGTGCAAAGAGACGAAGTGTCAAATAATAGAAGCGCAGGCTGTCGTGAGAAGTGCACCTTACGCGAAAAACGAAGCTCTTTCCGATAGGACGAGTGACAAACTGACCATGGAACGCCACGTTCCGGACGAATCctctttaaaacaaaataactcGCGGTACACCGAAATCCTGTTAGAGAATCAACCGACTTCTCGAGCGTTCCGCATGTTAAACCTCTATAAAGCCAGCACGGATCCGGCTAGGACAAACGCGAAAATCAGCGGCGCGCCGTACAACAGTTCCGGCGCGGAAACGGAGCTTCTCAGAAATCAAGATCGCGATGTGATAAAGATATGCTCGGATATACACGCAGATCATGCGGTAAGTCACGACGCGGAGATTATCAGCTGCGAGAGCAAGCAAAAAGTGTGCACCTCGAAAGACATTACGAGAAGCAACTCGGCGCACAGTCAGGATATCAATGATCACGCAGGAAGTATCAGATTGAAGTTGAAAGCTTACAAAGTCACTGAACGATACAAAAGCAACATTATCGGCAGGCGGACTAGATGTAGAAAGTGTTGTTGTGTAGTATCGTGA
- the SNRPG gene encoding probable small nuclear ribonucleoprotein G, with product MSKAHPPELKKYMDKRLSLKLNGGRHVTGILRGFDPFMNMVIDESIEECKDGTKNNIGMVVIRGNSVIMLEALDRI from the exons ATGAGTAAAGCACATCCTCCAGAGCTTAAAAA atatatgGATAAAAGATTGTCAC taaaattaaatggaGGTCGACATGTTACTGGCATACTGAGAGGTTTTGATCCATTCATGAATATGGTTATCGATGAAAGTATAGAAGAATGCAAGGATGGTACCAAAAACAACATTGGGATGGTG GTGATTCGTGGAAACAGTGTCATAATGCTAGAAGCTTTAGACAGAATATGA
- the LOC105672629 gene encoding uncharacterized protein, which produces MVKMTHHIAPFAGVSMCSTKHKVNLLHKVDSGVTWHVQSEKMKRLQNQNNIIKTNPLLKTMENEFRNKNDMNTTLKSIKAPEISIVPVRISNEENDANLLPSKIQDKKSEIVLFPIQKKQCGHYEPCENIICEVMVQQYVENDEASPMLAVSIEEDEINAPVTKHCENKYCDALSIDHNRCRQVLIKLYRCDKSYKCDICEIVLKNWKSRLRHKDCTRQDEYIHNNVNRRDLLRERMRERELQILEIVKMKRNDYSDPAKAIETLQKNDELIVIPKTAPSQQPIITITSIPGLQSTNLSKIQPIKINSLKNDITNLFRNVSFTVTSQNTTNCGTSQPVESKMQSLQISQINLSNLQRNTFVTSTPAATPGPVVIPTPTVISIPTTSSTSAIPTSSIPVHATIPVSIPVVSQQNKYVRLATPAQGNTTGQPLTGWIVSPTQTPTNVLSTTPIQLKPVLAPIRVMPITKLITAPSLLHRTQGIPKFCIMAIQNPTTVQQPSAVTVNTTSQEKTDKKNETSKVQLHFNSFPKINSNVSLFQKKEKRTFSCSYCGKSFTTDWYYKMHVARHEGEDNLNCKKCGKCFSTLEYKEKHLFKFHCSRCDYIYKSHADRIDHHKNVHYKTCVSKSVKSIKRKLQAKDVNPTINNIPEKIIKKSRNSPKKNKEVSVNGKTTEDNDESLKSTGIEKCDNKELTIKKDDNTNMNGHSFGSVEENIDSENFEQEIVVSC; this is translated from the exons ATGGTAAAAATGACGCATCATATAGCACCCTTTGCAGGAGTATCTATGTGTTCAACAAAGCATAAAGTAAATTTGCTGCATAAAGTCGACAGCGGAGTTACTTGGCAT GTCCAGTCGGAGAAAATGAAACGCCTTCAAAatcaaaacaatataattaaaaccaATCCTCTCCTAAAAACGATGGAAAATGAATTTAGGAATAAGAATGATATGAACACAACattgaaaagtataaaagCACCTGAAATCTCGATAGTTCCTGTGAGGATATCGAACGAAGAAAATGATGCTAATCTACTGCCTTCAAAAATACAAGACAAAAAATCGGAAATTGTCCTGTTTCCCATTCAAAAGAAACAATGCGGTCACTATGAACCATGTGAAAACATTATTTGCGAAGTAATGGTGCAGCAATACGTGGAAAATGACGAGGCATCACCGATGTTAGCAGTAAGCATAGAAGAAGACGAAATAAACGCGCCAGTTACGAAGCACTGCGAGAACAAATATTGTGATGCATTGAGTATCGACCACAATCGTTGTCGTCaagtattaataaagttatatagaTGCGATAAATCTTATAAGTGTGACATTTGCGAGATCGTGTTAAAAAACTGGAAATCTCGGTTACGTCACAAGGATTGCACAAGACAAGAcgaatatatacataacaatGTGAACAGAAGGGATTTGTTGAGGGAGAGAATGCGCGAACGAGAGCTACAGATCTtggaaattgtaaaaatgaaaaggaaCGATTATTCAGATCCCGCTAAAGCGATAGAAACCTTGCAGAAGAATGACGAACTGATAGTTATCCCGAAAACAGCGCCTAGTCAACAACCGATCATCACTATAACTTCGATACCTGGTCTCCAGTCGACTAATCTGTCTAAAATTCAACccatcaaaattaattcattgaaAAATGATATCACAAATCTCTTTAGAAATGTTTCCTTCACGGTTACATCACAAAATACCACAAATTGCGGCACGTCACAGCCGGTGGAAAGTAAAATGCAATCATTGCAGATaagtcaaataaatttatcaaatctgCAACGGAACACATTCGTGACTTCGACCCCTGCCGCAACTCCTGGTCCTGTTGTTATTCCTACACCTACTGTCATTTCTATTCCCACTACTAGTTCTACTTCTGCCATTCCTACTTCTTCTATTCCCGTTCACGCTACCATCCCCGTTTCCATTCCTGTGGTGTCTCAACAGAATAAATACGTTCGTCTCGCAACTCCGGCTCAAGGTAACACCACCGGTCAACCCCTAACAGGATGGATCGTATCGCCGACGCAAACCCCAACGAATGTTTTATCGACCACGCCGATTCAACTTAAGCCGGTCTTAGCGCCTATACGCGTGATGcctataacaaaattaataaccgCTCCGTCATTGTTACATCGCACACAAGGTATCCCTAAGTTTTGCATCATGGCGATCCAGAATCCAACGACCGTTCAACAACCTTCTGCAGTTACTGTTAATACTACGTCACAAGAAAAGACCGAcaagaaaaatgaaacatcAAAAGTTCAATTGCACTTCAACAGTTTTCCTAAAATTAACAGCAACGTCAGTTTGTTTCAAAAGAAGGAGAAAAGGACTTTTTCTTGCTCCTACTGTGGGAAAAGCTTTACCACTGACTGGTATTACAAGATGCATGTCGCGAGACACGAAGGTGAAGACAATTTAAACTGCAAAAAGTGCGGAAAATGTTTTAGCACTCTTGAATATAAGGAGAAGCACCTTTTTAAGTTTCATTGTTCAAGGTGCgactatatttataaatcacacGCCGATAGAATAGACCATCATAAAAACGTCCATTATAAAACGTGCGTAAGTAAATCTGTCAAATCGATAAAGCGAAAGCTACAGGCAAAGGATGTAAATCCTACTATTAACAATATACCCGAgaaaattatcaagaaatcCAGAAATAGccctaaaaaaaataaagaagtatCTGTTAATGGAAAAACGACAGAAGACAATGACGAGTCCCTTAAAAGTACAGGTATTGAAAAGTGTGATAACAAGGAATTAACGATTAAAAAAGACGATAATACAAACATGAATGGACACTCTTTCGGTTCTGTAGAAGAAAATATCGATTCTGAAAATTTCGAACAAGAAATAGTTGTTTCGTGTTGA